The sequence CTCGCTGACATTGCTCTGAATTGGATTTCCCAGCAGATTCAAAGCTTGCAATGAGTTGTAATTAGCAACAAGCTGCCCCAGAGCTTTTGTTGTTGTTATCTTATTAAAGCTCAAATCTATGACTGTAAGCTTCAGGAGCCTGTGCAATCCCTCCACATCACTAATTTTGTTCCCAGCAAGATACAGTTCTTTGATCATTGTACAGTTTGACAGCCCTGATAATCAAAATTTCCAAGTGCACGTTCAGAACTACATTACTTATTGAATCTACACATCATTTCTTAGTGAAATATTGCACAATCTCGTTAACttatagaattaatttcataaaaattaatcaccTTGTCCAATTCGAGAAATGCGATTGTAACTAAGATTAAGTACTCGCAATCGGGTTAATTCTCTGAGTCCTTCAATAGAACTgattttgtttcttgacaAATTGAGCGTGTGAAGGCCCTTAGGCAATGATCCTGGGCTAATAGAGACtgcaaatagaagaagaagaagaaccgTGTTAGTATGAATCAAGTATCTTTAACCAGTAGGCACTTGGTGCTTCAGGTAACAGCATACCTATGAAATTATTTGACAAGTTAACAGATCGAAGGCTGGTGAAGCACGATATGGTAGGAATGGCTTTTAAGCCAATACCCGAGATGTGAGCCACAGTTGAGGAAGCATCCAGCGACTGGATCACAGCATTGGCATGTAAAATCTCCTCTGAGAGATTTATGTCAGGACGTCGAGTCAAGTTGCTAGTGCCTCTTGCTGGTGATCTGCCAGCCTCAGGAGAAGGTGGGAAGACAATGCCCTCACCACTGGTACCGGCACCATTACCATCACTATTAGGTGGTGCTTGGGTGTCAAGATCTTTTACCCACTCATCCACTCTTGCGAAGGGGGATGTTTCCATTGAGAATGCAACCCATTGTTTTTGGGGCCAAATACCAGAAACCTCACCATGAAAACCATCCCAGCTCTGATTGTCATCTTCATTGTTGTTCTTACAACCTTTGCTCAAAGATTCTCCAGTAAATGACCTAGGTGATTGCGTGTTGCTCATCGCCAGAGCCCTACTTGGCTCAACTGTATCTGAGGTGTATCCACATTGCTGGTTCAATACAGTAACAACTTGTGGCTTTGGTTGTTCTGGTCTATGCATATTTCTGTGGCTCCACAGAAACAATTTCCACCATAGCTTTCTACTCCTTGATGGTAGAATTTGACTCGAAGAATGCTTCTTTAACATCACTCTGTCAGCAGTTTGATGACTAGTTACAGATGAAGGGCTGCCAGGATTCCTCAATTTCACATCTAATTCGAGTGACTCCCCAGAAAACTGG is a genomic window of Ricinus communis isolate WT05 ecotype wild-type chromosome 2, ASM1957865v1, whole genome shotgun sequence containing:
- the LOC8281657 gene encoding uncharacterized protein LOC8281657, which gives rise to MARFIRCFKLSGEKKAKKVVKESAGAVEFNKGRKTLKIRLEHPVKPFEGDELNTTSFSVSVDSVPSGTPKDSSSVKVMSHESLVGNEASEIAYEGEDEQEENASMKRELSDFDLQAHTPNSSEQFIPGSINSSYSDLLDIKDNDPLGDKAEKDNEKDTDEIQTGHVSDPGIGKAKFWGSPKLKRSCSNLETSKVLSEKAYQSTPSKFQFSGESLELDVKLRNPGSPSSVTSHQTADRVMLKKHSSSQILPSRSRKLWWKLFLWSHRNMHRPEQPKPQVVTVLNQQCGYTSDTVEPSRALAMSNTQSPRSFTGESLSKGCKNNNEDDNQSWDGFHGEVSGIWPQKQWVAFSMETSPFARVDEWVKDLDTQAPPNSDGNGAGTSGEGIVFPPSPEAGRSPARGTSNLTRRPDINLSEEILHANAVIQSLDASSTVAHISGIGLKAIPTISCFTSLRSVNLSNNFIVSISPGSLPKGLHTLNLSRNKISSIEGLRELTRLRVLNLSYNRISRIGQGLSNCTMIKELYLAGNKISDVEGLHRLLKLTVIDLSFNKITTTKALGQLVANYNSLQALNLLGNPIQSNVSEDQLRKALCSLLTKLVYLNKQPVKPQRAREVLTDSVAKAALGTSSGWSSRRRAAKRVTPGGSTSSSLHRGSVGAKQKGKSRSKSRIHHLKTASASSARASSSR